In Rhodoferax sediminis, the sequence CCTCGCGCGTGGCCTTGCCTGTGCGTGCAGCCTCGGCCAGGCGCGCGATCTCGGCCGCGCTGGCCCACAGGTCGTGGCCTTCAGCGTGGCGCAACACCGGCACCATCAGGCCGGCTTCGGTCTGCGTGGCAATGCCGATGTGAACGGCGCCGTGGCGCGTCACCACACCGGTGTCGTCGTCGAAGCGTGCGTTGATCTGCGGAAACTCGCGCACCGCCAGCACCACGGCGCGGATCAGCAGGGGCAGTACCGTCAGACGCGTGCGCTCGGCGCCCCAGCGCTCGTTCAGACGCTTGCGCAGCGCCTCCAGTTCGGTCACATCGATTTCTTCGACGTAGGTGAAGTGCGGAATGCGGCGCTTGGCTTCCTGCATCTTCTGCGCGATCTTGCGGCGCAGCCCAATGACGGGAATCGCCTCTTCGTCATGCCGCAGCGCGTAACGCGCGCCACCGGCAACTGGCTGCTGCTGCCCTGCCGCGCCGCGCGCGACGTAAGCGTCGAGGTCCTCGTGCATGATGCGGCCCGCGGCACCGCTGCCGTGCACATATTGCAACTCGATGCCGAGCTCCCAGGCGCGTCGGCGCACCGCCGGTGAGGCAATTGGTTTGTCGCCGGGTTGGCGCGTTGACGGTGCAGCAGTAGCCGGCGCAGCGCGCCCCGGCGCGGGCTTGGGCTGGGCCGCCGCCGGGGCCACAGAGACGGCAGGCGGGGCCGGTGCCATAGCCTTCGCCACAGGAGGTGGGACCGAAGCGGGGGCTGGGGGGGGAGCGGCGGCCGCACTGGTGGCACTGGCATTGCCCTCGCCCTCCACTTCGATGCGGATCAACTCACTGCCCACCGCCATCACCTGACCGACCGCGCCGCCGAGCGCCAGTACCTTGCCCACCACCGGCGAGGGAATCTCGACGGTCGCCTTGTCGGTCATGACGTCGGCCAGAATCTGGTCCTCGGCCACCGTCTCGCCGGGCTGCACGCGCCAGGCCACCAGTTCCACTTCGGCAATGCCTTCGCCGATGTCCGGCATTTTGATTACATGAACGCCCATCATGCCTCCATCGCGCGCTGGAACGCCGCCGCGACCCGCGCCGGCCCGGGGAAATACGCCCACTCCTGCGCGTGCGGATACGGCGTGTCCCAGCCGGTCACGCGCTCTATGGGTGCCTCTAAATGGTAGAAGCAGTGCTCCTGCACCAGCGCCGTCAGTTCGGCACCAAAGCCGCTGGTGCGCGTCGCCTCGTGCACCACCACGCAGCGCCCGGTCTTCTTGACCGACGCGACGATGGTGTCCAGGTCCAGCGGCCACAGGCTGCGCAAGTCGATGATCTCGGCATCGATGCCGGTCTCGCTAGCTGCTGCTTCGGACACGAATACCATGGTGCCGTAGGTCAGCACCGTCAATTGCGCGCCGGGGCGGAAGACGGCGGCCGACTCCAGCGGGACCGTGTAATAGCCCTCGGGCACCTCGCCCAGCGGGTGCCTGAACCACGGCACCACCGGCTTGTCGTGGTGGCCGTCGAATGGCCCGTTGTACAGGCGCTTGGGTTCCAGAAAGATGACCGGATCGTCGTTCTCGATCGAGGCGATCAGCAGGCCCTTGGCGTCGTAGGGATTGGACGGAATCACCGTGCGCAATCCGCTGACATGCGTGAACAGGGCCTCCGGGCTCTGGCTGTGCGTCTGCCCGCCGTAGATGCCGCCGCCGCAGGGCATGCGGATCGTCAGGGGCGCCGTGAAATCGCCGGCGGAGCGATGGCGCAGGCGCGCCGCCTCCGAGACGATCTGGTCGGAGGCCGGGTAGAAGTAGTCGGCAAACTGGATCTCGGCCACCGGGCGCAGGCCGTAGGCGCCCATGCCGACCGCGACACCGACGATGCCGCCCTCGGAGATGGGCGTGTCGAACACACGCGAAGTGCCGTACTTCGCCTGCAGCCCTTCGGTGCAGCGGAACACGCCGCCAAAATAACCCACGTCCTGGCCGAACACCACGACGTTGCTGTCGCGCGCCAGCATCACATCCATCGCCGAGCGCAGCGCCTGGATCATGGACATCGGCGTCTTTTTCAGGTTGTTGTTTTCATCGGCCATGGTCAGACTCCGAGCTGCTGACGCTGCCGGCGCAGGTGCTCGGGCATGTCTTTGTACACGCCCTCGAACATGGTCGCGGCACTGGGCATTCGGCCGTCGGTCAGCGTTCCATAGCGCTCCGCCTCTTTCTGCGCGGCGCCGACCTCGGCCTCCAGTTCCTTTTGCAGCCGCTCGTGCTCCTGCGGTGACCATGCTTTGATGCCGATCAGATGCTGCTTCAGACGAGCGATCGGATCGCCGAGCGGGAAGCGGGCGGCATCATCGGCGGGGCGGTACTTGCTGGGATCGTCCGAGGTCGAGTGCGGGCCGGCCCGATAGGTCACCCATTCAATCAGCGTCGGCCCGAGGTTGCTGCGCGCGCGCTCGGCGGCCCACATGGAGGCGGCGTACACCGCAAGAAAATCATTGCCGTCGACGCGCAGCGAGGCGATGCCGCAGCCAACACCGCGTCCCGCGAACGTCGTGCCCTCGCCGCCGGCAATCGCCTGGAAGGTCGAGATTGCCCACTGGTTATTCACCACGTTGAGGATGACGGGCGCGCGGTACACGTGGGCAAACGTGAGCGCGGTATGGAAATCGGCTTCGGCGGTGGCGCCATCGCCGATCCAGCCCGAGGCGATCTTGGTGTCGCCCTTGATCGCCGAGGCCATGCCCCAGCCCACCGCCTGGATGAACTGCGTCGCCAGGTTGCCCGAGATCGAGAAGAAGCCGGCGCGCTTGTACGAATACATCACGGGCAGCTGGCGGCCCTTGAGCGGATCGTGCTCGTTCGACATGAGCTGGCAGATCATCTCGACCAGGGAAATATCGTCGCGCGAGAGCAGCAGGCCCTGCTGCCGGTAGGTCGGAAAGCACATGTCGCCGGGTGCCAGCGCCAGTGCATGCGCGGTGGCAATCGCCTCCTCGCCCAGGCATTGCATGTAGAACGAGATTTTTTTCTGGCGCTGCGCGATCAGCATGCGGGCATCGAAGACACGCGTCTTCATCATGGCGCGCAGTCCGCGGCGCAGCAGCTCTGTGTCAACCTGCGGCGTCCAGGGTCCGACGGCATGGCCGTCGTCATCGAGCACCCGCACCAGACTATGAGCGAGGTCGCCGGTGTCGGCCGGCAAGGTATCCACCGGTGGCCGGCGCACCTCGCCGGCGCGGGACAAATCCAGGTAGGAAAAGTCGGTCTCGCGGCCGGGGCGCCCGGTTGGCTCCGGCACGTGAAGATGCAGGGGTTCGTTCTGGCTCATTCGCGTCACTCCTCGCTCGATCATGTCTTGCGTCTGGTCGCTGTGGCCGGATCGGCACGCGCGGGTAGCGCTCGCCGTCCGGATCCTGCCTTGGTGCTATGGGGTTACCGCGCGCACCAAATACGGGTGAATCGTAACTGAATTTATGCGCAGGGCGACACTGGACAGTCAGTGCCTGCGCGGCGGCAGGGGCCATGCCAGAGGGGCCTTGTCGGCGCCCGGCTCAGCGCAATGCGCTTCGGACTTGCGCCGTGATCTCGTAGGAGCGAAGGCTTGCGCCATGGTCGAAGCACTGCGCCACAATCATCAACTCGTCCGCGCCGGTGCGGTCGATAAAGGACTGGAGCCCTGCCTGCACCGTGGCGGGGGAGCCGATCGCCGAGCACGACAGAACCTGCGCGAGCAGCGCATGCTCCTGCGGGCCGATGCGGCTCAAATAGTCGGCCATCGGCGGCGGCAGGCGCGACGGACGCCCGCTGCGCAGGTTCACAAAGGCCTGCTGCTTCGAGGTGGCCAGAAACGCGGCCTCCTCGTCGGTGTCGGCCGCGATGACGTTGAAGCCCAGCATCACATAGGGCTTTTGCAACTGCTTGGACGGCTTGAACCTTTCGCGATACAGCGCCACGGCCTCCATCATCTGGGCGGGCGCGAAATGCGAGGCGAACGCATACGGCAAGCCGAGCGCCGCCGCCAGTTGGGCGCCGAACAGGCTGGAGCCCAGGATCCAGACCGGCACGTTGGCGCCGGAGCCGGGTACGGCGCGCACCGGCAGGCGCGGATCGGCCGCGAAGTACGCCATCAACTCGACCACGTCCTGCGGAAACTCGTCGGCGTCCGAGGCGAGGTTGCGCCGCAGCACACGCGCCGTGACCTGGTCCGAACCGGGCGCGCGGCCCAGTCCGAGGTCGATGCGCCCCGGATACAGCGACTCCAGCGTGCCGAACTGCTCGGCGATCACCAGCGGCGAATGGTTGGGCAGCATGATGCCGCCGGCGCCCACGCGAATCGTCGAGGTCGCGCCGGCCACGTGCCCGATCAGGATCGAGGTCGCCGCGCTCGCGATGCCCGGCATGCCGTGGTGTTCGGCCAGCCAGAAGCGCCGGTAGCCCCAGCGTTCGGCGTGCTGGGCCAGATCACGGGTGTTGCGAAACGACAGGGCGGCGTCGCCCCCTTCGATGA encodes:
- a CDS encoding dihydrolipoamide acetyltransferase family protein; its protein translation is MGVHVIKMPDIGEGIAEVELVAWRVQPGETVAEDQILADVMTDKATVEIPSPVVGKVLALGGAVGQVMAVGSELIRIEVEGEGNASATSAAAAPPPAPASVPPPVAKAMAPAPPAVSVAPAAAQPKPAPGRAAPATAAPSTRQPGDKPIASPAVRRRAWELGIELQYVHGSGAAGRIMHEDLDAYVARGAAGQQQPVAGGARYALRHDEEAIPVIGLRRKIAQKMQEAKRRIPHFTYVEEIDVTELEALRKRLNERWGAERTRLTVLPLLIRAVVLAVREFPQINARFDDDTGVVTRHGAVHIGIATQTEAGLMVPVLRHAEGHDLWASAAEIARLAEAARTGKATREELTGSTITITSLGALGGVVSTPVINHPEVAIVGVNRMVERPMMRASVVVPRLMMNLSSSFDHRVVDGLHAAEFIQVLRGLLECPATLFVE
- a CDS encoding alpha-ketoacid dehydrogenase subunit beta, encoding MADENNNLKKTPMSMIQALRSAMDVMLARDSNVVVFGQDVGYFGGVFRCTEGLQAKYGTSRVFDTPISEGGIVGVAVGMGAYGLRPVAEIQFADYFYPASDQIVSEAARLRHRSAGDFTAPLTIRMPCGGGIYGGQTHSQSPEALFTHVSGLRTVIPSNPYDAKGLLIASIENDDPVIFLEPKRLYNGPFDGHHDKPVVPWFRHPLGEVPEGYYTVPLESAAVFRPGAQLTVLTYGTMVFVSEAAASETGIDAEIIDLRSLWPLDLDTIVASVKKTGRCVVVHEATRTSGFGAELTALVQEHCFYHLEAPIERVTGWDTPYPHAQEWAYFPGPARVAAAFQRAMEA
- a CDS encoding 3-methyl-2-oxobutanoate dehydrogenase (2-methylpropanoyl-transferring) subunit alpha, which produces MSQNEPLHLHVPEPTGRPGRETDFSYLDLSRAGEVRRPPVDTLPADTGDLAHSLVRVLDDDGHAVGPWTPQVDTELLRRGLRAMMKTRVFDARMLIAQRQKKISFYMQCLGEEAIATAHALALAPGDMCFPTYRQQGLLLSRDDISLVEMICQLMSNEHDPLKGRQLPVMYSYKRAGFFSISGNLATQFIQAVGWGMASAIKGDTKIASGWIGDGATAEADFHTALTFAHVYRAPVILNVVNNQWAISTFQAIAGGEGTTFAGRGVGCGIASLRVDGNDFLAVYAASMWAAERARSNLGPTLIEWVTYRAGPHSTSDDPSKYRPADDAARFPLGDPIARLKQHLIGIKAWSPQEHERLQKELEAEVGAAQKEAERYGTLTDGRMPSAATMFEGVYKDMPEHLRRQRQQLGV
- a CDS encoding LLM class flavin-dependent oxidoreductase; protein product: MIPFSILDLSPIIEGGDAALSFRNTRDLAQHAERWGYRRFWLAEHHGMPGIASAATSILIGHVAGATSTIRVGAGGIMLPNHSPLVIAEQFGTLESLYPGRIDLGLGRAPGSDQVTARVLRRNLASDADEFPQDVVELMAYFAADPRLPVRAVPGSGANVPVWILGSSLFGAQLAAALGLPYAFASHFAPAQMMEAVALYRERFKPSKQLQKPYVMLGFNVIAADTDEEAAFLATSKQQAFVNLRSGRPSRLPPPMADYLSRIGPQEHALLAQVLSCSAIGSPATVQAGLQSFIDRTGADELMIVAQCFDHGASLRSYEITAQVRSALR